One Chitinophagales bacterium DNA window includes the following coding sequences:
- a CDS encoding ABC transporter substrate-binding protein — MNCLLNSSKYFFILLASTLLIGCSGESENASDSGEAVDASAEFSKEYTVTSRELSDPESINLLTGQGESTTYLGYYIMPSLTGVDFKTLKVVPYLAKALPEVEEKEDGRIHITYEIREEAVWDNGEPVTAEDVAFGLKVIKNPRVDCERIRPYFEFIEDVKFYPENPKKFTIIGDEAYMLAEQTSGGIYMFPPYIYDPDGLMEKFTVKQLARNAEELRDDPDIKAFADLFNSEKFAREVVAGCGPYELDKWETNQRLVLKRKENWWGDQLKGLHSFFDYPRPEKIIFETINDDATAITALKSQKVDVMRSIDPKVFVKDLPKSEKYNKYFDSHTPNFMAYEYIGMHMKNPKFESVKTRKALAYLTDVQKMLKTIFYGLGERTIGFIHPSHEDFYNDTITPYEFNVDKAQKLLAEDGWEDTDGDGVLDKMINGTRTNFTIQLNYNNGNPRREKIALIFQEQARKVGINVDVRPLEWSVFLERTKKHEFEMYIGGWVSSILESDPKQIWHTDSYNDGSNYVGFGDAETDQMIEDLRSELDKEKRAKIYKQLQVVLHEEVPYIFLYITKQRIAIHKRFENAYGTPQRPGYWRGGFRLASEVTQ; from the coding sequence ATGAACTGCTTATTAAATTCGAGTAAATATTTTTTCATTTTGCTAGCCAGCACTCTTTTAATAGGGTGTTCAGGTGAAAGTGAAAATGCTTCTGATTCAGGCGAAGCGGTAGATGCATCAGCAGAATTCAGCAAAGAATACACCGTTACTTCCAGAGAGCTTTCAGATCCCGAATCCATCAATCTTTTGACCGGCCAGGGCGAATCCACAACCTACTTGGGCTACTACATTATGCCCAGCCTTACTGGAGTAGATTTTAAAACTTTGAAAGTAGTTCCTTATTTGGCTAAAGCACTGCCCGAAGTTGAGGAAAAAGAAGACGGAAGAATTCATATTACCTACGAAATAAGAGAAGAAGCAGTTTGGGACAATGGCGAACCCGTTACAGCAGAAGATGTGGCATTTGGATTGAAGGTCATTAAAAACCCAAGAGTGGATTGCGAAAGAATTCGCCCCTATTTTGAATTTATAGAGGATGTGAAATTTTATCCTGAAAATCCCAAGAAGTTTACCATCATTGGTGATGAAGCCTATATGTTGGCAGAACAGACTTCTGGTGGAATTTATATGTTTCCTCCATACATCTACGATCCGGATGGATTAATGGAAAAATTTACGGTGAAGCAATTGGCCAGAAATGCAGAGGAACTAAGGGATGATCCGGATATCAAAGCATTTGCCGATCTATTCAATTCGGAAAAATTCGCCAGAGAAGTAGTGGCAGGCTGTGGCCCTTATGAGCTTGATAAATGGGAAACCAACCAACGCCTGGTACTTAAAAGAAAAGAAAACTGGTGGGGAGATCAACTAAAAGGATTGCACTCTTTCTTTGACTACCCAAGGCCAGAGAAAATCATTTTTGAAACCATTAATGACGATGCTACGGCCATTACTGCTTTGAAAAGCCAAAAAGTGGATGTAATGCGCAGTATAGACCCCAAGGTATTTGTAAAGGATTTGCCAAAATCCGAGAAATACAACAAGTATTTCGATTCGCATACGCCAAACTTCATGGCATACGAATACATTGGCATGCACATGAAAAACCCAAAATTTGAAAGCGTAAAAACCAGAAAGGCATTGGCCTATTTGACTGATGTTCAAAAAATGCTCAAAACCATATTTTACGGTCTTGGGGAGAGAACCATCGGATTCATCCACCCATCACATGAAGATTTTTACAACGATACCATTACCCCCTATGAATTTAATGTGGATAAAGCTCAAAAATTATTGGCAGAAGATGGCTGGGAAGATACAGATGGTGATGGCGTGCTGGATAAAATGATCAACGGTACTAGAACCAATTTCACCATTCAATTGAATTACAACAATGGAAATCCGAGAAGGGAAAAAATCGCTTTGATTTTTCAGGAGCAGGCCAGAAAAGTGGGTATCAATGTAGATGTTCGTCCATTGGAATGGTCCGTATTTTTGGAGCGCACCAAAAAGCACGAATTTGAAATGTATATTGGTGGCTGGGTAAGCTCTATTTTAGAAAGCGATCCCAAGCAAATTTGGCATACAGATTCTTACAATGATGGTTCAAACTATGTAGGATTTGGAGATGCCGAAACCGACCAAATGATTGAAGATTTGAGAAGTGAGTTGGACAAAGAAAAACGCGCCAAAATTTACAAGCAATTGCAAGTGGTTTTGCATGAAGAAGTTCCTTATATCTTTTTGTACATTACCAAGCAAAGAATTGCCATTCACAAAAGGTTTGAAAATGCATACGGAACACCACAGCGCCCAGGTTATTGGAGAGGTGGTTTCAGATTGGCAAGTGAAGTAACTCAATAA
- a CDS encoding ABC transporter permease, translated as MLKYIVKRILIFIPTLIAISLLTFMISVYAPGDPVSLMLNESGGDGQLADKLSGEKAYQDMRRKLGLNLPVFYFALGSSASSDTLYRIPKRFHRETLDNLVSLYGNWEQIINYYHTIQDLELDVFATTKDTVAQDVIYLKERLNNLYLNYKPDEVERYVSEIYTRVTSKPELAHLEAKATTLKNSYNAVVNEATPYKNYIPAFRIYPKNQYHRWLFGDGHWLTGKGAENTKGVIRGDFGISYQDKRPINTVLGERIKWTMLISLISIFLTYIIAVPIGVYSAVNKGSFIDNSFTTGLFILYSLPSFWVATLLIFFFGGGDYFSWFPTYGLGNVPEGASFWEVIRVRGYHLILPVFCWTYGSFAFLSRQMRGGMLSVVGQDYIRTAYAKGLEKRTVIWKHAFRNSLLPVITLFANVFPLMIGGSVVLEVIFTIPGMGKWGYDAIIARDYPVVFAVMMLSATLTIVGYLVADILYAAIDPRISFSNKK; from the coding sequence ATGTTAAAGTATATTGTAAAAAGGATATTGATATTTATCCCCACGCTGATAGCCATATCGCTACTCACCTTTATGATTAGTGTGTATGCACCCGGAGACCCTGTTTCATTAATGCTGAACGAGTCGGGTGGTGATGGACAATTGGCCGATAAACTTTCGGGTGAAAAGGCATACCAAGACATGCGCAGAAAGCTGGGTTTGAATTTGCCTGTTTTTTATTTTGCGTTGGGCAGTTCTGCCAGTTCCGATACTCTTTACCGCATTCCCAAAAGATTTCACAGAGAGACGCTGGACAATCTAGTGAGCCTGTATGGAAATTGGGAGCAAATCATCAATTACTACCACACTATCCAAGATTTGGAATTGGATGTATTTGCCACTACAAAGGATACCGTAGCGCAAGATGTAATTTACCTTAAAGAAAGGCTCAACAATTTATACCTGAATTACAAACCCGATGAAGTAGAACGCTATGTAAGCGAAATTTATACAAGGGTAACGAGCAAGCCGGAATTGGCACATTTAGAGGCAAAAGCCACCACACTGAAAAACAGCTACAATGCGGTGGTAAATGAAGCTACACCTTATAAAAATTATATCCCTGCATTTCGGATTTATCCTAAAAACCAGTACCACCGCTGGTTGTTTGGCGATGGCCATTGGCTGACTGGAAAAGGAGCTGAAAATACCAAAGGTGTAATTCGAGGTGATTTTGGAATTTCCTACCAAGATAAAAGACCTATCAATACTGTTTTGGGCGAGCGCATCAAATGGACCATGTTGATTTCATTGATCTCAATCTTTTTGACCTACATAATAGCCGTTCCCATTGGGGTTTATTCGGCCGTAAATAAAGGATCGTTCATTGACAATTCCTTCACCACTGGATTGTTTATCCTTTACTCATTGCCCAGTTTCTGGGTCGCGACCTTATTGATTTTCTTTTTTGGAGGAGGCGACTATTTTTCATGGTTTCCCACTTATGGATTGGGAAACGTGCCAGAAGGAGCTTCTTTTTGGGAAGTAATAAGAGTTAGAGGTTACCACTTGATTTTGCCAGTTTTCTGTTGGACGTACGGCAGTTTTGCTTTTCTTTCCAGGCAAATGCGCGGGGGGATGCTCTCGGTTGTCGGTCAAGATTATATCCGCACGGCCTATGCCAAAGGATTGGAAAAAAGAACCGTAATCTGGAAACATGCTTTTAGAAATTCCCTATTGCCCGTGATTACTTTGTTTGCCAATGTATTCCCATTGATGATTGGAGGTTCGGTAGTATTAGAGGTAATTTTCACCATTCCCGGTATGGGAAAATGGGGATATGATGCAATTATAGCAAGGGATTACCCTGTAGTATTTGCCGTAATGATGCTTTCTGCAACATTGACCATTGTTGGCTATTTGGTTGCGGATATTTTATATGCCGCCATCGATCCCAGAATTTCATTTTCAAATAAGAAATAA
- a CDS encoding UvrD-helicase domain-containing protein, translated as MDYLKELNESQRKAVKHIEGPLMIIAGPGSGKTRVLTYRIAHLIEQGIDPFNILSLTFTNKAAREMRERIEQIKGMEARNIWMGTFHSVFARILRVESDRIGYPSNFSIYDTQDSRNLIKNIVKEQGLNDKLYKANIVQFRISNAKNSLIGPQAYQSNPDLTSEDESNGRPKIGKIYEIYAQRCFQSGAMDFDDLLMKTYELINKYPDILLKYQDKFRYILIDEYQDTNFAQYLITKTLADRFQNICVVGDDAQSIYSFRGANIQNILNFERDYPDLKVFKLEQNYRSSQQIVKAANEIISKNKNQLPKTIWTENQDGDRIKIRATVSDSEEGRQISAEIQDLRTHERIPASEFAILYRTNAQSRSFEEGLRRLNIPYKIYGGLSFYQRKEVKDLVAYLKLVVNPKDEESLRRVINYPKRGIGQTTVEKLTVIANEHGRSIWQVIENIQIYPLSSRVVNQISDFVNMIKSFQTMLKDKDAFELAMHIAKSTKLLQELGSDKTVEGLSRFENIQELLNGIKEFAEQDEVVQDEDLPSDRGLGAYLQNVSLLTDQDEKEGDEERVKLMTIHAAKGLEFENVFVVGMEENLFPSQMAMNSREELEEERRLFYVAATRAKQRLSLSYATTRYRFGDLQYQEPSRFLEDIPIELTESIGRRPEVSTGIPRDIRNPWGSFESGSREKRHVVKPQAAPPPKPKHQASSDFKPDDTAELQSGMEVEHMKFGFGKVLNVEGNGPNKIATIHFNGLGQKKVMLKFAKLKIRNKSV; from the coding sequence ATGGATTATCTCAAAGAACTAAATGAATCGCAAAGAAAAGCTGTAAAGCATATTGAAGGCCCGCTGATGATTATTGCTGGCCCGGGATCAGGGAAAACCCGGGTGCTCACCTATAGAATTGCACATTTGATAGAACAAGGCATCGACCCTTTTAATATTCTTTCACTGACCTTCACCAATAAAGCTGCACGTGAAATGCGCGAGCGCATTGAGCAGATCAAGGGCATGGAAGCAAGGAATATCTGGATGGGAACTTTTCACTCCGTTTTTGCAAGAATACTGCGTGTAGAATCAGATCGCATTGGCTATCCTTCCAATTTTTCGATTTACGATACACAAGACAGCAGAAACCTGATCAAAAATATTGTAAAAGAACAAGGTCTAAATGATAAACTGTACAAAGCAAATATTGTGCAGTTTCGCATTTCCAATGCAAAAAATAGTTTAATTGGCCCTCAGGCATACCAGTCTAACCCCGATCTCACATCAGAAGACGAATCCAATGGAAGGCCGAAAATCGGCAAAATCTATGAAATCTATGCGCAAAGATGTTTTCAGTCGGGCGCAATGGATTTTGACGATTTGCTGATGAAAACCTATGAACTGATCAACAAGTACCCGGATATTTTGCTCAAATACCAGGACAAGTTTCGCTACATACTAATTGATGAGTATCAGGATACCAATTTTGCACAATACCTTATTACCAAAACTTTGGCAGATCGCTTTCAAAATATCTGTGTCGTGGGAGATGATGCGCAAAGCATTTATTCTTTCAGGGGGGCCAATATTCAAAACATCCTGAATTTTGAGCGCGACTATCCGGATTTGAAAGTCTTTAAACTGGAGCAAAACTACCGCTCTAGCCAGCAAATCGTAAAAGCTGCCAATGAAATAATTTCCAAAAACAAAAATCAACTGCCCAAAACCATATGGACTGAAAACCAAGATGGTGACCGCATAAAAATAAGAGCTACAGTTTCTGATAGTGAAGAAGGCAGACAGATATCAGCAGAAATTCAAGACCTCAGAACCCATGAGCGAATTCCCGCAAGTGAATTTGCCATTCTCTACCGCACCAATGCACAGTCGCGGTCTTTTGAAGAAGGTTTAAGGCGATTGAATATCCCTTATAAAATTTACGGAGGACTTTCTTTTTATCAGCGCAAAGAAGTGAAAGACCTTGTGGCCTATCTTAAACTTGTTGTCAACCCTAAAGATGAGGAATCGCTGAGAAGGGTGATCAATTATCCCAAACGTGGAATTGGACAAACAACTGTTGAAAAATTAACCGTAATTGCCAATGAGCACGGTAGAAGCATTTGGCAAGTGATTGAAAACATTCAGATCTACCCGTTGAGTTCACGCGTTGTAAATCAAATCAGCGACTTTGTAAACATGATCAAGAGCTTCCAGACAATGTTAAAAGACAAAGATGCTTTTGAACTTGCTATGCACATTGCAAAATCCACTAAATTGCTGCAGGAATTGGGATCTGACAAAACCGTAGAGGGGCTTAGCCGATTTGAAAACATACAGGAATTGCTCAATGGCATAAAAGAATTTGCTGAGCAGGATGAGGTAGTTCAGGACGAAGATTTACCGTCTGACCGTGGACTGGGTGCCTATTTACAAAACGTTAGTCTGCTTACTGATCAGGATGAAAAAGAAGGTGATGAAGAGCGTGTGAAACTGATGACCATTCACGCTGCCAAAGGTCTTGAGTTTGAGAATGTATTTGTAGTAGGCATGGAAGAAAACCTTTTTCCATCGCAAATGGCTATGAATTCGCGCGAAGAACTGGAGGAAGAGCGCAGGTTATTTTATGTGGCAGCCACTCGTGCCAAGCAACGACTTAGCCTGTCCTATGCCACTACCCGCTATCGCTTTGGCGATTTGCAATATCAGGAACCCAGCCGTTTTTTGGAAGATATTCCAATTGAATTGACAGAATCAATTGGCAGAAGACCTGAGGTGAGCACCGGTATTCCACGCGATATAAGAAATCCCTGGGGGAGTTTTGAGAGCGGCAGTCGTGAAAAAAGGCATGTGGTGAAGCCTCAAGCTGCGCCTCCTCCCAAACCAAAACACCAAGCTTCCAGTGACTTTAAGCCCGATGATACTGCAGAGTTACAGAGCGGTATGGAAGTAGAGCATATGAAATTCGGCTTTGGAAAAGTATTGAATGTAGAGGGCAATGGACCCAATAAAATTGCTACGATTCACTTCAATGGTTTGGGACAAAAGAAAGTGATGCTCAAATTTGCCAAGTTGAAGATTCGCAATAAGTCAGTGTGA
- a CDS encoding M48 family metalloprotease yields the protein MKINTLVLSVILLFTGSVFQACNKDDDSGGGSWFNVFSIEDDKEIGAQLDAEIRSKPQEYPILNENDHQPAYQYIKDLRDEILISENVAYRNEFEWKVTIINDDVLNAFVAPGGYIYVYTGLIKYLDSKDELAGVLGHEIAHADLRHSTEALTKQTSISLVAEVLLGENQGAITELAQGLLALKFSRSNESEADEFSVVYLCETKYNASGAAGFFEKLDAEGGQRPLEFLSTHPNPDNRVVAINDKETELGCSGDVTISDYDDLKNSLP from the coding sequence ATGAAAATCAATACGCTTGTTTTATCAGTAATACTGCTTTTCACAGGAAGTGTTTTTCAGGCCTGTAATAAAGATGATGACAGTGGGGGCGGCAGCTGGTTTAATGTTTTTAGTATAGAAGACGATAAGGAAATTGGCGCACAGTTGGATGCCGAAATTCGCAGCAAACCACAGGAATATCCTATACTCAATGAAAATGATCACCAGCCGGCATATCAATACATCAAGGATCTGCGTGATGAAATTTTAATTTCGGAAAATGTAGCGTACAGAAATGAATTTGAATGGAAAGTAACCATTATTAATGATGATGTATTGAATGCATTTGTAGCTCCGGGCGGCTACATTTATGTTTATACCGGGTTGATCAAATACCTCGACTCAAAAGATGAACTGGCAGGTGTTTTAGGTCATGAAATTGCCCATGCAGATCTACGGCATTCAACAGAAGCACTGACCAAACAAACCAGTATTTCACTTGTAGCAGAAGTTTTATTGGGCGAAAATCAAGGTGCAATAACTGAATTGGCCCAGGGTTTGCTAGCGCTAAAATTTAGTCGGAGTAATGAAAGCGAAGCAGATGAATTCAGTGTGGTTTATTTGTGTGAAACCAAATACAATGCATCAGGAGCAGCTGGTTTTTTTGAAAAATTAGATGCCGAGGGAGGACAACGTCCCCTGGAGTTTTTAAGCACACATCCCAACCCGGACAACAGGGTTGTTGCGATTAATGACAAAGAAACTGAATTGGGTTGCTCTGGAGATGTTACGATTTCAGATTATGATGACCTGAAAAACAGTTTGCCTTAA